The sequence below is a genomic window from Pecten maximus chromosome 14, xPecMax1.1, whole genome shotgun sequence.
CTGATTTAAACGTATTGCTCCAAGGAAATGAAAATCCGACGTAAGATCTAAACACAAACATTTTCAGAAGTGTGCTAAATTATACAAATTCCAGCCAAAGGCTCCGATACAATTTctcatattatatagtattatTTTGGAGAGGGTCTTAGTAATGTTGTAATAAATTTTGACTAATCCTTTATGCTTTTGTTGAAGCaagtaaaatatgttaaaaaaagaCGATGATTTTTCAATGTTTGCATGAAATTATATGAGAAGcctgtttatataatgtatatttcaaaaCTGAATATAAAATTACAGAGTGAAGCGAGCAAACAATTATCAACACTTAACTGGTATAAGACATTGGAAGCTACTGTGTGGTCATAATGACCTGCTAAATACCTGTGGGCATGTCTATGTTTGCTTGTATGTATTAATTGCCGTTTGTTTTGGAGAAATCAACATTGAAAACCATTTGTAAAACCATTCCTTGGCGAATTCAGCCTTAGGGGGGTcagtagtgttgtgtgtgtaATAATGTTCAAATGGTATTCTACCTTGGGATAATTtctgttataaatacatttggttccagatatatatcatactagtgTGAAATATAATTAGGTTGTAGTCAGTAGTCTGTATATGAGTGTACTATATATCTGTTCACTAGGGTTTCAACACGGGACGGACATGTAATACGAACGTGGCAATGTTCATATTGTACTAGTCATCAAGACGTCACATAGAAACATTCAATGATTGTGTTAGGAAAATCTTAACATAAAGTAATATAACATCACTGTGATGTTTTGTGGACCCTGAAGCGACACTTGAAACTTTTTGGAATGAAGAATCTAAGAGAGAGATGGAAGATTGGATTTCTCCTGCTGTTATCTGTAGCCgttttatttactttttgtaAGTATATACTTTATTAAGCTTATGAAGCGAGGTTAGCTATATCACTGAATTTGCTATATCACTAGATTGGCTATGTCACTATATTGACTATATCGCAAGATTGGCTATATCGCTAGATTGGCTATATCGCAAGATTGGCGATATCACAAGATTGGCTATATTGCAAGATTGACTATATCGCAAGATTGGCTATATCACAAGATTGGCTATATCGCAAGATTGGCGATATCACAAGATTGGCTATATCGCAAGATTGGCTATATCGCAAGATTGACTTTATCGCAAGATTGGCTATATCGCAAGATTGGAGATATCACAAGATTGGCTATATCGCAAGATTGGCTATATCGCAAGATTGGCGATATCACAAGATTGGCGATATCACAAGATTGGCGATATCACAAGATTGGCTATATCGCAAGATTGGCGATATCACAAGATTGGCTATATCGCAAGATTGGCGATATCACAAGATTGGATATATCACAAGATTGGCTATATCGCAAGATTGACTTTATCGCAAGATTGGCGATATCACAAGATTGGCTATATCACAAGATTGGATATATCGCAAGATTGACGATATCACAAGATTGGCTATGTCACTATATTGACTATATCGCAAGATTGGCTATATCGCAAGATTGGCTTTATCGCAAGATTGGCTATATCGATAGATTGACTATGTCGATAGATTGGCTATACCTTTAGATTGGCTCTGTCATTAATTTGCCTATATCACTAGATTGGCTATATGTTTTGATTGGCTATATCATTAGAATAGCTATATCGCTAGGTTGGCTATATCTTTATATTGACACcttttaaataaagttttatgTTGATTCTTTATCTATAGTTGGCTAATGTAGTTATTAGTCTTTTGAAATGTTatcatttctatttttcttAGATAATTATACTCATATACATTCAAACATTATCGCGAAGGAGACGGGAGGAATTTCGAGTACAGACAAAGTCACCAACAAGAATGAAGCATCAGTAGAATTTAAGAAACGCCTTAATGTTACTGGAGAATCAAAAGGTATGTcaaatgcaaaaaaataaacaaacaaacaaaaaacacaaaaaaaaaaaacaaattgctGATATTTTCACCAACATGGATTTTAATCCTGTTAATATATGCTTTTGCTTTCCTTGCCTATAACACTTGGTATGTTCTCTGTCGGAAAGAGTAAGCTGGAGGCACATTTTGAGCGGGTGCCATGTTGGGGTTGTATATTGGAGACACCTTAACTTTTGCCTGCATATTCTGGTATATATTTAAATGCTTAAATTTCAGTCATTTCAGTCTTTCTGATGGAACAAAAGGAAAGCATGTATGTACACTATATCGTAAATAAACgtctctctatattgtatatggtTCCACAAAGgttatgtttttttctctgtTGGCCCTTTAGTTTCTATAGGTTCGTTTCCCGTAGATATATCTTCTATTGGTATAATACACGTGCTTGGTCAACGTTAAAATCATTGCACTATAGATgcataaacatatttttaacgTTATTGCTTAAAAATTCAATTATCATTACTGAACTtgataataaattgatataacgACAAATAGACCGAAAGCTGTTACGAGAGCATTTCGTGAAAGTTGATATAATTCAATTcctaaaaatatttatatataatggttCACTTACAGATGGGTATCAGATTTTATTGTTGACCTACTTACGGTCAGGCTCCACTTTCCTTGGAGATATTGTTCAACAGGTGCCCAGAGCACTTTACTCGTACGAACCCGCCAGGCATTACATGGCCAGACGACAGTCGTATATATCGCTGGAACGGGGCACGTGCGACTTCGCCAACGATAGCTGCAGGTCAGTAAACAAGTAACTGGtaaacaattcaaataaatataacatgttacCCGACACTCTAAAGATAACTATCGGTATATTTTATCCAATAAATAAGCACATGGCTGAATATTATGAGATAGCACTGTTGTCacaatagtgtatatatatatatatataattaaaaatatataatgtccttgtaATGGATATgcatagtaataataataaaaaacacaaaccagaaattcacactagcgctttcacatgctttgagagcaagctcttcaggtgtaatatatcatgtgttttattttcatgcCATTTAATCCATTCTTACTCTAGTGCATCTAACCCTGTTTGTTTAAACAccttaaaattaaatcaattagtCACCCTTAATTGAGcgggggaaaaaaagaaaaaaataatctttaaatgtttaacaatttatggtgacattttgataaagttatatatcatCAAAATAGTAAAGGAATATTTAGGGGACCAATATTTGTATTTCTCAGAATCCGGGTCTAGTCTAGATTTTAATCAAGCGGTCCCTTTAGGCATTTTACTTTTTAATACAGGTTAAAGTTTTGATGTATACTTGTTTTATACGCAGTCGCACGTCCAAGGAAGAATACAGCACCATAATGGAAAACATCCAGAACTTTTACAAATGTGATTTACATCATCTACATCCGTTCTTAAGGAAGGGTATATCCACAATTTCAGGACGAAAGTGCCATCGTGAGGTCGATCAGAAAAAGTGTATTTCTGAAATGCTTCCTTATTGTCAGTCTGGGACCAGGATCGTAAAAACCATCCGGTTGTCCATGGACATAGTGGATGTATTGATGGAAAAGTTTCCGAATCTCAAGGTTATACACTTACTGAGAGATCCACGAGGTATGATAGTGTCCAGGATGAGAACAATTACTCAGCTTCATCTAAAACAAATGGACATGTCTCTATCGGCGCGTGCTGTGTGTGATAGGTATAACCGAGATATAAGAATAGGACAATCTTTGGAAGTCAAATACCCCAACAGAATAAAAACCGTGCTGTATGAACAGATAGTGGAGAAACCACTGGAAACCTCCCTTCGgatatttaaatttttgggTCAGCAGCCGAATAGCAATTTCAAGTCATGGATGAGTGAGCACATTTCAGGAGACAATAACTCGTCCAACCCACTCGATACTCACAATCACGCATACAGTACCTTTCGCACCAATTCGTCAGCTACTGCGAACGCTTGGAGGTCACGTCTGAAATTCGAAAATGTCGTAAAGATTGACAATGAGTGTTCTCAGCTGTATGATTACACAGGTTACCTGGCTGTTAACAGTTCAACTCATTTGACAAATCTAAAAAATTCTCTTAGAAAGAAGAATGCAGAGTTTCCATAATCTTAATTATAACTCTGAATTTTCATTTGTTCTTCCTTCTGCATAAgattatgataaataaaaagGATAATTTCAAATGCAAAAAGTCTAAAAGCATCTGATGTTTAATTATggaatattaatattaaatgatatgATGTTTTTGATCATTCACGTTTTCTCTTCTGTTTTAGCCATTTTATATCTGCTGTTCATTAGTAGCTATCAACAGATTTAAAATGTACGATATTGTTACAAGACAGAATTTGAGTAAAATGTTATCTCTTCTGCCATAATTAACATCTGCAATAATTATCCgagtgtataaatatattgtataaacaaaCCCCCCTTGAATGTTAGGTGCTGGTGTCATCTGAACCGTTGATAAACGCTGTCTTTAAGGTTAAAAAAGCAATTGTGTGTAGGAAAAGCCACGAGAAGAAAATGATTTGTATGCAATTGATTATGTCTGGAGAATAAGGAGGATGGGGAAGCTGGGTGGTAGTCTCTTGCTTCAAAAGGTCTTGTACCAATTTACTTTTATGAGCTTGGGCGTTGTAGACAGACATTTTGTATTCCTGTCTTTGGTCTTTTTGTTAGAGTAAAATTTCTTAACCTTTTGCAGCGGCAATGTTACCTTTGGTGGTTGCAGTTTTTGGACTCCCTGATCTGTAGCAATCTTCTAAAAGAATAGAACCATTTTGGAAGTCTTCAACCAACGACAAACTGTACTCAAAGACAACGCAGAATTCCCATACACTTCACACAGTTCAGAAAATATCTTGTTTGCAGGAACATTCAGACTGCCTCTTGTTTTGATTCAAGCTTTGATTTGTAGATTCTCAGATGAACCCATAATTACTACaaatattgacagtatatacgAGTTGACCAACTTCATACGCTTGTAACTTTGTGATTATTCACATGTAGGTAATTAGGTATCAAACTATTGAAACGTGAAGACTTGGTTATAACTTAATTTTTCAGTTCTTTGGAAGCCCATTACTTGTAAAAACCCTCGTAGTAATGTTAACTGGCACGGGCTTACTTAAGTTATATTACCAGAATGCAAGGATGCTTTGCcgtttgaaatgtaaataatcacaaaaaaatactgtatacctggtaattttcgcccccgtttaattttcgccattttcaCCCTTTGaagatagggcgaatttaagatgaaggcgaaaatttcaagctgaATTGAAGGATTTATAAACCATAGTACATGAATCAATTGTCGTCAGATCACAAACATACCATCTTACTTTTCCACTGTAAAATCACGTACTAAGCATTAAAATAATACATACTAAGTTATCTTAAAAattcagttattttttttaaattatgaagACCAgtcatgataaaaatgaaatacagagtGGCTCAAATTCCTGCCATGGAAAACACTAATTTTATGAGTTTAACGTCTCTTAAATGTGGCTTCCATTCATGTGTATGACACTGGTCAGTCATTAGTCACGGTACGGTAAACTTACAATTGATCatgtttgcttaaaatcaccCATGCATACCCGATACTACTTGAATGAGCAGGGACTAAAAGAaaatctgaacacaggtaaatcgtCTTTGTTTCACACCTGATTACCTTTCATAGCTCATGCCGGTAAGACAATTGGGGAACTGGATAAGTCCAGAGTGGTCCGAGTGCAACTGTATTGAGAGTTCCGAATGGAATTTTCCGATTGTTTTTACAAACGAGGAAAaggatatttcttgaaaaccaTTTAGGGCGAATTCAAAACgggtcaaatatgttttgtgttgctcaagggcgaaaataacctggggcgaaaattaccaggtatacagtattgcTTATTTTCTGATAAAGAATTACATTTGATATAACACACACTCATTTCTCAGTCATTTTTGACGTTCATGCTTGCATACCAGTTCTCGTGTAGTAGTTTGATTATAATAAAAGTTCAGTGCCATAACACAAATCTAGGAAGGGGCAACACagatatacaatacaatgatttGTGTTTACACTCAATACACGTTTGTCTCGTAACAGTATTTTGTTTGATGTCAAGTTCAACGAGAAGATTTAGCAAGTGCAACTCCTATTTACCACATAGATGAAACATTCAaaggtagggattcaaaatgACCTTAGAAGCAAATAGCATAGTTTGTATGTGCTTTTGGTAGCCTCCGTAGTCCCTAGTTTACACATAAGCATTTAAGTCCAAATATGTACATACGCAAGAATATAGTAACATCTCTGTGCCAAGAAATAAAGTATGCTTTTATCGGGGGAAATGATACAATATCAGTTCTTCAATTTGTTTTTAGAAAAGTGAATATAAACATGCTGCTAAAAATATGTCAGACATCATATATGTAAAGTAAGAAGTTACAATTACAGAAGAGATAAAAATGTGAATTTGAATAAGAATATGCtctttttacattaattttctGAAGGTCAAAAATACAACTTCCAATTGCAGTCCATTCGAAAGTAAGTGCTAAAAACATCTCCAAACAGTATAAAGTAAATTGCGCAAAAATGGTAATGAGGATTTTTTTGCaaagtaattaaaattgattggCAATATTACTATAtactttttaaaagaaaaacgaGCATAGGGGGAAATCTGTGGCATtgataaaataatgtaaagtgaactgaaataaaatgtttatacttGGTTTCATTAGTACACAGGGACTGACACCTACACTAATAACAAACTAAAGTGAAATTTCCACTTTCAAAATGACCACCATGTTCCCTGATAACCGCAAATATCAAATGGTCTTACAACTGCTCAATGAAATTTCAGACAAGAACTCTACTTGATAGATTTATGTTGGTTTACACATTAAACCACCTAATCTGGAATCCAATTTGGCTTCCTCGACCTAAAATCTAATTAGTCATATCAGTGTTGCCCCACATCGTAGTTCTGATTGTCCAAGTCAACCAAAcctaatacattttgtacatggaAGATGACGTTTAGTAGCGAAATCTACATTACTTGAAGTTTGTCTTAAAACTGTTGACTTTTGGATGCAAAGGCGTGCTGGTTTCGAAGTGCATTTATTATCCAAAATAGTATAGGATACTGCATGACTACTCGGGCACATACTCCCATGGTTCTCTGTCCAGTAGGACATTAGCAATATCTGATATCGTCCAATGTCCCGTGAGTGCCGATAGATACAGATCTCGTAGTCGCCATCATCCCTGAGGTGCTCACCGATGTAGCCAGCTGCCAGTGATATTTGTTATGCCAGGAGATTGTCCGAAGGTATTCCATGTCTAACTTTAGAAAGTCACAACTATCTGCAGTTGCATCTAGTTTGATAAATAGTGCTTGGCATTTCTGGTAAGATCTGACTCACCCGTTACACTCTCAGCTAAGGCGTTGTGAACACTAAGACGCGTTCATTTTGTTAGTAAGCGCCCTATCCTTTTGTCTCGCTCTGGTGTTTAGTCAACATCGGTCATATAATATATCGCATTTAACGTcctaattataattaacagcGATGGTCATTAAAAGACGTGGCCTCCATATGTCGGCATTACGTGAATGCGTACTACGGGTTGTTCTATATTAGGAAAGACgcgtgtatacatgtacaacaagtCGTTTGGGTGACACACATCAAAGCTAAAAATCAACGCTTTGCACAAATGGTCACGCTTTGATCTTTGGTCAGGGTTAGTGTAAGTGATCAAGTTTTCTATATGCTAAGTAATTTTAAATGGACTGAATATTGCAGacattcaaaatgtcatttgttcAAAAACAATTGACGGTTTTTTCCCACAAAATGCTTATGGTTCAAACCTTCCTATTTCGTtaaagatatatacattgtatatatatttttatctttttttttgtgtgacAATCTGCGTTCTGAGTTTATTAATTAAGTTACGTAATTAATAGATTAGGCAAGTGTATCATCGATTAATTAGGGCTAATTGTATAGCCAAGAAGACCAACTTTGATGGCAAAAAGCAGTGTATCGGTGAATGGTTTCTAGGTGTAAACATTCCCTAGGCCGACCCCTATGGGAAAATAACATTGCCGGAAACCACACCTTTGAACGTATTTAATTAAACTGGGTTGCATGTCGTATTTTTGTTACATTATTTAAGGATTCCTTAGAAAATACAATTATAAAATAGCAATGGTGAGCGAAAACCGTTCCAACGAATACAACCCTAGACAGCTTAACAGATTCAATAATAAGAAAAAAGTCATAATAATGTGATATTTGATTTTACACTTTCGTTCCATCGGCGAATGGTGACTATTCTATAGGCAAACAGTGATAGAACATTCAAAAGGCGAACAATCAACGTTTCATAGGCGACAGTATACGTTCCATCAGCAAACAGTGAACGTTCTGTCGGCGAATAGTGAACGTTCTATTCGCAAATGATGAAAGTCCCATAGGCGAATAGTGAACGTCCCATAGGCCAACAGTGAACGTCCCATAGGCGAATAGTGAACGTCCCATAGGCCAACAGTGAACGTCCCATAGGCGAATAGTGAACGTTCCATAGGCCAACAGTGAACGTCCCATAGGCGAATAGTGAACGTCCCATAGGCGAATAGTGAACGTTCCATAAGCGAATAGTGAACGTCCCATAGGCGAATAGTGAACGTTCTATGGGCGAATAGTGAACGTCCCATAGGCGAATAGTGAACGTCCCATAGGCCAACAGTGAACGTCCCATAGGCGACATTTAACGTTCCATCGGCGAATAGTATACAATCGACGAAAGCCCCCAACACAATAAAGTGGTGTTTATCTATCTCATAAAGTGACGACAAAGTGATGAACCACCTGCTATTTTTCACaattaaacatgaaataaaattgatggtCGACTATCATGCAAATCAAACAGTAGAAGCTTGGAAGGTTCCAGTTTTGGGTGAGCGTGAACCTACTGTAGTTGTAGGATATAAAGtcacaatttgttttgtttactattTAAACCACCAGGCGTCAACATTTAGGCAGTCACCATGTACAGGCGGCCATTTAGAATTTTGACAGATGAGGTTTATTATTTCTCGAAAAGTTCCACATGGACCTTACTCAAATTTCACCTGTATGTCTACGTTAttccctagttgtgcatgtttCATTTTGTGCCTGATATGAAAACAAGATtgccgacaggcggccattgTGAATTTCGGCAGT
It includes:
- the LOC117341654 gene encoding carbohydrate sulfotransferase 1-like, whose product is MKNLRERWKIGFLLLLSVAVLFTFYNYTHIHSNIIAKETGGISSTDKVTNKNEASVEFKKRLNVTGESKDGYQILLLTYLRSGSTFLGDIVQQVPRALYSYEPARHYMARRQSYISLERGTCDFANDSCSRTSKEEYSTIMENIQNFYKCDLHHLHPFLRKGISTISGRKCHREVDQKKCISEMLPYCQSGTRIVKTIRLSMDIVDVLMEKFPNLKVIHLLRDPRGMIVSRMRTITQLHLKQMDMSLSARAVCDRYNRDIRIGQSLEVKYPNRIKTVLYEQIVEKPLETSLRIFKFLGQQPNSNFKSWMSEHISGDNNSSNPLDTHNHAYSTFRTNSSATANAWRSRLKFENVVKIDNECSQLYDYTGYLAVNSSTHLTNLKNSLRKKNAEFP